In Candidatus Polarisedimenticolia bacterium, the genomic window GTATTTCTTCCGCATCCAGGGCAAGTACTGAGACCTGCCTTGGTGCGGCCGCGAGGCTGACGTGGGAGAGGGAGCAAGGAAGGGCGTCCGGTTTCTTCTGATCGTGCTGGTTCTGGCGGCGCTCGCGGGAGGGCTCTACCTGTACCGGGACCTCCTGCCCGGGCTGCACCCTCCCGGGAAGGCCCCCCTCCCGGCGCCGGCGGAGACTCCGACCCCGGCCGAGCTGCCGCCGCCGGTCCTGACGGGCGAGCCCGAGCCGGGGCCGCCCCCGGCCCCCGCCGGCGCCGTCGCGACCCTGGTGGGCATCGAGCGGTCGGTCAAGGCCAGGCGGGCCGCCGACCTCGCCTGGGAGGACGCCAGGCAGCCGATGCCTCTGTACGAGGACGACGCCGTGCGCACCTTCGATCGGTCGTCGGCCACCATCGCGTTCGGCCCGGACGATCAGCTCGAGGTGGACCAGAACGCCCTGGTCATCATCAAGCCCCGCTCCGGGCGCGCGGGGGAGTCGGAGATCTCCCTGGCGCTCCTGTCGAGCGACTTCCTGGACAGCCTGGCGTCGAAACCGGCCTCCGAGCAGGCGAAGGCCATCCAGGTGGCGGCCGCCAGGCGGCAGATCACCATCCGCCCGGGCGCGTCGGGCGGGACGACACGTGTGGCGCTGCGCACCATGCCCGATCAGACCACCAGCGTGTCGGCGCTCGCCGGGTCGCTCCGGATCCAGGGTCCGCGCGGCGGCGAGGTCGTCCTGAAGGAGAAGATGGTGACGCGGGTCACGGACCAGGGAATCCTCGCGCCCCGCCTCCTGCCGGGGAGCCCCAATCCAATCTTCCCCGACGACGGAGCGACCTACGCGTTCGCCAAGCGGATGCCCCAGGTTGAATTGAGGTGGAGCGCGGCCGACCGCGCGCGCGCCTACCGCCTGATCGTGGCGACGGAGCCGTCGTTCAAGCGGGTCTTCGCCGACGAAAAGGTCGCGGGCACGTCCTTCCGGGTGCGCGTCCAGCAGCCCGGGACGTACTACTGGCGCGTCCGCGCGCAGGACGAAGACGGCTTCGCCGGACCGTACAGCGCGGTCCGATCGGTCAAGGCGGTCTTCGACGAATCGCCGCCGCCGCTGTCGATCCTGTCGCCGCCGGAGATGTTCGTCTCGCCGACGCCGAGCGTGGAGCTCAAGGGGCGCACCGAGCGGGAGGCGCGCGTCAGGGTCAACGGGCAGAAGGTCAAGGTCGCTGCGGACGGCACCTTCGTGTTTCCCCTCGTGCTGAAGGAAGGGGTGAACCTGGTCACCGTCGAAGCGATGGATCCGGCCGGCAACTCGGAGTACGGCAAGAGGCTCATCACCTACAAGGGATCGAAGCGGGCGACCGCCGCGATCGGGAACTGAAGCGTGCGGGGAACGGTGCGGGGGGGCGCGCAGGAGCGATGAGCAGGCTGGGGCTGCGGGCCAAGCTCATGATCGCCATGTTCGTCATCATCGCCGTGTCGATCGGCATGGTGGCGAGCCAGGCGGTCCTGCTGTTCCAGCAGGACAAGTCCTCCTACATCTTCGACCTCAACGCCTCGCGCGCCATCCGCATCTCCGACGAGATCCAGGCGAACGTGCGCCACCTGACGGAGAAGATGCGCATCTTCGCCGAGGCGGCGCGCCTGCCCGTGCCGGAGGGGACCGACCGGCGCGGCATGCTGTCGGCCATGCTGCGGCAGTATCCCGAGTTCCTCCTGTTCAGCGTCATGGAGAACGACGGCGCGCTGCGGAACGTGTTCCTGTCTCGGGCGCTCGGCGACGCGGGGCTCTCGGTGGAGACGATCCACGCCGCCTACCGGGCCGCCCTGGCGTCCGGAAACGGCGTGGGGGCCGAGCGGCCGGTCGTGGCCCGCCTCGGCCTGTCGGCGAAGCTGCCGACCGTCACGCTGGCGGTGCGCGCCCCGGCGTCACCCGGGACGGCGCCGGACGCGGGCGCAGCCGATGCGGGCGCGCCGGCGGACGCGCGAGGCCCGGTCCTGGTGGCGGAATTCCCGCTCAACCGGCTCTACGCGACGGGCGGCGAGTCGAAGCTCTTCGAGATCTACGTCACGGATCAGGGCGGCAAGCCGCTGGTCGCCGTCGCGGAGGGCCGCGACCTGCCGGGCGGGCAGCCCGGCGCCGGGGCGCCCGGCTTCACCGACCTGCTCCCGGTCAAGGCCACGACCGCCGGCACGCGCGAGTACGCAGCGGCCGGGGTGCCGATGCTCGCGGCCTACGCCCCGGTCGGCGACCTGGGGCTGTGGACGATCGTGCAGATTCCGAAGGCGCGGGCGTTCGAGGCGGCCCGCCGCCTGGTGACCCGCTCGCTCGTGATCGCCGGAATCGTCGGCCTGGGCGCGCTCGCCCTGGTGTTCCTGTTCGCCTCCTCGCTCACGCGCTCCCTCGTCGCGCTGACGCGCGCCACCGAGCAGATCGGCCAGGGCCAGTTCCAGGTGCAGGTCGCGACCGCCGGGGGGGGCGAAATCGCCGCGCTCGCCATGCGCTTCCAGCGCATGACCGAGGAGCTGTCGGCGCGCGAAAAGGCGCTCAAGGAAGCCAACCTGCGTCTCATGGAGTCGGAGAAGATGAGCGCCCTGGGGCAGCTCGGGGCCGGGATCGCGCACGAGGTCAAGAACCCGCTCACGTCGATCAAAGGGTACGCCCAGATGGGGCAGAGGAAGGTGCCGCACGATCACCCGCTGGCCCAGTACTTCCGCACCATCGACAAGGAGACCGAGCGCTCTCTCGAAATCCTGAAGAACCTCCTGCGCTTCGCGCGCCAGGAGACCGCCGAGATGAGCGTCATCGACCTCAACGCGGTCGTCTCCGACACCGTGAGGCTCGTGACGCACCAGCTGATGATGAAGAACGTCAGGGTCGAGGCCCGCCTGTGCGAGCGGCCCCTGCAGGTCATGGGCAACGCCAACCAGATGGAGCAGGTCCTCCTCAACCTGTGCATGAACGCGGGGGACGCCATGGAGGGGAAGGGGGGAGGCACGATCACCGTGCTCACCGACGCTCCGGTCGCGGGGACGGCCCGCATCCGCGTGGCGGACACGGGCAGCGGCATCCCGCCGGACGTCGTGAGCAAGATCTTCGATCCATTCTTCACCACCAAGCCGGTCGGCAAGGGGACCGGGCTCGGCCTGTCGGTCTCGTACGGCATCGTCAAGGAGCACAAGGGGGAGATCGGGGTCGAGAGCCGAATCGGCGAGGGGACCACCTTCACCATCAGGATCCCGCTGGCCCAGCCGACGGCCGGCTCCGCCGCGGCGCCGGAGCCGGCTCCGCCCCGGGAGAAGCGCGTGCGGGTCATCAACCTGCGCTGAGGAGACCATGGACGTCTGCAACGTGCTGGTCATCGACGACGACCCGAACATCCGGAACCTCCTGACCGAGCTGCTGGCGGGGCGGCAGGACATCCTGCTTTTCGTTGCCGGGAGCGGGCCGGAGGCGGTCAAGCACTTCGCGGCAAACCGGGTGGACG contains:
- a CDS encoding ATP-binding protein; translated protein: MSRLGLRAKLMIAMFVIIAVSIGMVASQAVLLFQQDKSSYIFDLNASRAIRISDEIQANVRHLTEKMRIFAEAARLPVPEGTDRRGMLSAMLRQYPEFLLFSVMENDGALRNVFLSRALGDAGLSVETIHAAYRAALASGNGVGAERPVVARLGLSAKLPTVTLAVRAPASPGTAPDAGAADAGAPADARGPVLVAEFPLNRLYATGGESKLFEIYVTDQGGKPLVAVAEGRDLPGGQPGAGAPGFTDLLPVKATTAGTREYAAAGVPMLAAYAPVGDLGLWTIVQIPKARAFEAARRLVTRSLVIAGIVGLGALALVFLFASSLTRSLVALTRATEQIGQGQFQVQVATAGGGEIAALAMRFQRMTEELSAREKALKEANLRLMESEKMSALGQLGAGIAHEVKNPLTSIKGYAQMGQRKVPHDHPLAQYFRTIDKETERSLEILKNLLRFARQETAEMSVIDLNAVVSDTVRLVTHQLMMKNVRVEARLCERPLQVMGNANQMEQVLLNLCMNAGDAMEGKGGGTITVLTDAPVAGTARIRVADTGSGIPPDVVSKIFDPFFTTKPVGKGTGLGLSVSYGIVKEHKGEIGVESRIGEGTTFTIRIPLAQPTAGSAAAPEPAPPREKRVRVINLR